The sequence AGCATAAGAATCTTGCCCATTCAACGATTTTACTTACCCCTGCGATCATCACTGCCCCAACAATGAAAACTCCTGGCGCTAGAGCTTGGGCAAAGGTTAACAAAATAAAACTGCTAGAATTAGTAGCCTGCAATGCGATGGGAATCACACGATTCAACAAGTCAGTTGTTGTAACGTTTAATAAACCAAAAAAACAGTGTGATGGGACAGAAGTGCTTGCGTATGACTACAATCTAGCAAGTTCTATGCATCCTAGAATTCCCTACAAAAAAGACCTAACTCAAGCCGCCAATAAATGCATAATTTTTGTTGGAAAAAACGACGAAATTAATAATCCATGGGCATTTAAAGAACTATTTCCTCAAGAAAAAATTCAACTACTAGAGAATACCGGACACCTTGATATTATTAACAACATGAACGTCATTGAGGAAATAAAAAAACAAGCTATGAACACAAAATCATCTTTTACAGAGCATTACATCACAACGCGAATGGGACACAAACTCTGGACCCAAGTATCTAGCTCTGGAAAAACGCCAATACTATTAATCCACGGAGGGCCTGGCGGCACATCCACAATGCTCAAGCCTGTCATAGATGAGTTAATAAAAAATGATTTCAAGGTAATTACATATCATCAATTAGACTCAGCAAAATCAGACGCCCCTAACAATCCCAAGTTTTGGACGATTAAACATTTTACTCGGGATCTTGAAGACATTTGCCAAGCGCTTAAATTAAATAATTTTTATATTTTTGGGTACTCGTGGGGGGTTGTGCTCGCAATCGAATATGCTCTTAAACATCAAGAAAAACTACAAGGCATGATTCTCTCGAATTTCACGGCGAGCTCAAAATCATTTGAAGAATACTTACAAAAATTACGCTCAAGGCTTTCGCCTAAAGCTCAAAAAATTCTTTTGGATTGTGAAGCAAATAACCAAGTCGGCGAAACCGAATGGCAAAAAATAATGGCTAACGATTTTATGAAAAAGCACTTTTGTATTTTGCAAAAATGGCCGAATGAATTTGACAGCTTTATGAAAGAATTAAACTGGAATGTATGCATGCACTTTTTCGGTAAAAATGATTTTCATATTACAGGTACAGCCAAAGACTGGGATCGATGGAAAGATCTTGAAAAAATAAATACCCCAACACTAGTTCTAGGCGGACGATACGATCAATGCTCACCCGAAGACGCCAAAAAGATGTCTCAATTACTTAAACAAGGGGCTGTGTACATTTGCTCTCACGCAAGCCACCTTCCATTCTATGAGCAGCCAATAGCTTATTTTAATGCGCTTACTTCATTTTTAAAAAACACACAAAAGGACCGCTAATTTATGCAAAAAACATTTTGGGAAGACCCCTACAAACAAACGCTTATTACAAGAATAATTTCTGTTAACGGCAACGAAGTTTTACCAGAAAAAACAATTGCTTTTTCGTTTTCTGGAGGACAAGAGAGCGACAAGGCATGGTTTAACAACCTTGAAGTTGTTTCAAGCAGAATGGCCGATGGGCTTATTTTTTACACTTTACCAGAAAATCACGGACTAAATGCTGGTGATACTATTGAAATGAAAATCGACTGGCACCGCCGTCATAGACTTATGCGCCTGCATTTTACCGCAGAACTTATCCTTGAAATTGTCATTCAGTCTCTTGGCCTAGAAAAAGTTGGTGCTCATATTTCTGAGTCAAAAGCGCGAATTGACTTTAAATCTGACTCTAATATTTCAGAACACTTCAATGATATTTTACAGCGATACAACGAGATTATTCACCAAAATCTGCCGATATCAAAAGGTTGGCTCGATGAGGCAACTCAACGCCGTTACTGGAAAATAGATCGCTTTGCCCAAGTTCCCTGTGGAGGAACCCACGTAAACACAACCGGAGAGGTTGGATACGTAACACTTAAACGTGACAGGCCCGGCAAAGGGATCGAACGAATTGAAATTCGCTTAATTAATGCATAAAAAGAGCTGCCTTTTTACAGCAGCTCAAAAAAACGCGCAATTTAAGCACATGAAAGCTCATCAACATCCGCCATGCGAACAATATTAAGTTCACCAAAGTCGCCAAAGGCATCATCTTCATCGGCACTCAACATATACATCAAATTTGATAGACCTACCCGTGCGTTAAATGAACATTCATCTTTATTTTTATGAAAGAAATACAACGGATTTCCACCACCAAATTGTGGTCGCTCAAGATCCATAAAAGTTAAATGTGGCATACCCTTTTCATCGCACCATAAGGCAAAATTGTGTTTTTGGGGAGAAAAATCCCAAAGCCCACACTCAGTAACAACTTCAAAAAAATTATTAAGTAATTGTTTGTAGGGATCTTGATTTTCAGACGTTTCATCTTCGATAAATCTACAGTACGCAGCTTTCATCAAACCAAAACACTCTGCATGTTTGTTTTCATCAAAAACAACTCTTTCTGCTACAACAAAAATACTTTCATCATTCAAGGGAGCATTTTCATACCCTGGAAAAATAAATAGACGTTTTTTTGGCGCATGAACAGCTGTGTATCCTTTTTCAGCGATAACGCTTGCCACTTCTTCTGAATACAAAAGACGACTGACCTCCTGCAACGGAAACTCAATTTGACTCACCATGGAACTTTGATCAGAAAAGGTGAACATTCCACTAGAATCGTAAAAACCGAGGCGATAAGAATTTTTAGCTCTCATCTTGATAATAAACCCTGGAAACAAATCAAACAAAAACGCTACCGTTTCTGGCCATTCACTTGAAGGGTTTGGCAGAAGATGACCACCAAAAAAGGTCAAAGCATCAATAAATTTTTTCTGCCAGTCAAAGTAAATAGCTTGCATTTCACGGTAT comes from Candidatus Dependentiae bacterium and encodes:
- a CDS encoding alpha/beta fold hydrolase, with the translated sequence MKRITFLASIALILLFFASQYFMVFSGPKNEPDAKEAVALDFLSFQKIVHHHQLREKTFIARDKTALFYRFIPSNHPTETLIIFLHGSSYHGRYLVPLGLKLHEHAHICIPDIRGHGKSGPHGTCSYIGQLEDDLADLITHISSTHPYKKIILVGHSSGGGLAIRFTAGKHKNLAHSTILLTPAIITAPTMKTPGARAWAKVNKIKLLELVACNAMGITRFNKSVVVTFNKPKKQCDGTEVLAYDYNLASSMHPRIPYKKDLTQAANKCIIFVGKNDEINNPWAFKELFPQEKIQLLENTGHLDIINNMNVIEEIKKQAMNTKSSFTEHYITTRMGHKLWTQVSSSGKTPILLIHGGPGGTSTMLKPVIDELIKNDFKVITYHQLDSAKSDAPNNPKFWTIKHFTRDLEDICQALKLNNFYIFGYSWGVVLAIEYALKHQEKLQGMILSNFTASSKSFEEYLQKLRSRLSPKAQKILLDCEANNQVGETEWQKIMANDFMKKHFCILQKWPNEFDSFMKELNWNVCMHFFGKNDFHITGTAKDWDRWKDLEKINTPTLVLGGRYDQCSPEDAKKMSQLLKQGAVYICSHASHLPFYEQPIAYFNALTSFLKNTQKDR
- a CDS encoding alanyl-tRNA editing protein, producing MQKTFWEDPYKQTLITRIISVNGNEVLPEKTIAFSFSGGQESDKAWFNNLEVVSSRMADGLIFYTLPENHGLNAGDTIEMKIDWHRRHRLMRLHFTAELILEIVIQSLGLEKVGAHISESKARIDFKSDSNISEHFNDILQRYNEIIHQNLPISKGWLDEATQRRYWKIDRFAQVPCGGTHVNTTGEVGYVTLKRDRPGKGIERIEIRLINA